DNA sequence from the Streptomyces sp. CA-210063 genome:
CCGGAAACGGACTGCCAGGCGTGCTGTCACGCGTGGCAGGTCATCATCTCCCCGCCGTTGATGGTCGCCATGTCCGTGAACCCGGCGAACGGGTCCACGCCCTCACCCTCCGGTGCCCCGTCCAGCTCGGCGTACGCCCGGCGCAGGTTCGCCACCAGCCGCTCGCTCTCCGGCAGTGCGGCGTACTCCCCGAGATCCGTGCTCCGCGCGGCCTCCAGCGGCGTGAGGCCCGCCGCGTGCGACTTCTCGGCGACCTCGCCCACGAACCGCATGTACCGCTCGGCCTTGTCGAACGCCGACGGGTCGGTCACCGGCCCGTGTCCCGGTACGACGGTCTCGGCGCCCAGTTCGCGCAGCAGCGCCAGCGCCCGCAGCGAACCGCTCAGCGAGCCCATCAGGAAGAACGGTGTCCCGCCCTCGAAGACGAGGTCCCCCGCGAACAGCACCCGCCGGTGCGGCAGCCAGACCACCGAGTCGCCGACCGTGTGCGAGATGCCGGGGTGGATGACCTGGGCCTCGATGTCACCGACGTGGACCGTCATACGGTCGTCGTACGTCAGGTCCGCGCCCTTGATGTCGACGTCCCCGAAGTCGGTCTTCGGCCACAGCAGATGGAGGTGCTGCCCGCTGGCGAGTGCCTCGCGGCGGCAGGCCGAGTGCGAGACGAGGGTGGCGGCCGACGTGAAGAAGCCGTTGCCGTAGGTGTGGTCCCCGTGGTGGTGGGTGTTGACCAGGAAGCGGGGCTTCGGGACGCCGGTGGCGTCGAGCGCGGCGCCCAGGGCGCGGGTCCGGCGCTCCGTCGCCGCCGTGTCCACGAGCAGAGTGGTGGTTCCGTCACTCACGAAGCCGGAGTTGTTCAGACACCATCCGCCGTCCGGCTGCACATACGCGTACACGTCGCTCGCGAGCTCGACGGTGTACGGCTCTCCTGCGGTCACAGTGACCCCCTTCATCCCCCCGAATCGTCGCCAACTGGTGGTCAGAGCCTGCCAGTCGGCGACGATCCGGTGGAATCCGGGGTGGACGGAAACGGCGCGGGCGTCGTGCTGACGCCGCCGTCGGCCGTCAGTGATCGTCAGTGGTCGTCCCAGTGCCCCTCGTGGGCGGCGTGCCGGTGGCCGTCGTGCACGAAGTCCACGTGGTCCCCGTGCGTGACGGCCTGATGCCCGCAGTCCTCGCCGTGCTCGTGGGCGTGCCCGTCGTGCGCGGTGTGCCCGCTCGGCTCGCACTCGTCCCAGTGGCCGGAGTGCTCGCGGTGCAGATGCCCGTCGTGCGCGTAGTCGGTGTGGTCACCGTGCGGCACGGCGGCGTGTCCGCAGGTCGGGCCGTGGGCGTGGTCGTGGACGGGGTGTTCCTGGTGCAGAGTGGTCATCGTGCTCACCTTCGGTGGTGCGGGGGTGACTTATCCAGGCTAGTCACAGAAGCCCCACTTGATCCTTTTCGAAACTCCATGCGTGTACCAAGGCTTGCCCCTGCTTCGGTCTGCTCGCTCGTCGGCGGTCAGAACACCAGCGCCGCCCCGCACACCGCGAGGGCGACCGTGCACAGGACGGCCGTCGCGGCGACCCCGGGTGCGAGGACCGGCGGGCGGGAGGCCGACAGGGCGTGGATACGGCGGTGGGCGAGCCCTAGAAAACCGAGCCACAGCACCGCGCACAGGGCGGCGGCGACCAGGCCGGCCGTCGACGGCCCGCCGTGCAGCGCCGACTTCGCGGCGAGCACGGCGATCACGGCACCCGTGAGGGTCGTACGCCGCCAGGCGAGCCGGGTGCGCTCGGGCTGGAGGCCGGGGTCACGGTCGGGAGGGCCGGGAGGGCCGGGAGGGCCGTCGGGCCCGGGGGGAGCGGGAGGTGACGGAGGCGCGGGGCTCATCCCTCTCATCCCTCCCACCCCAGCAGCACTACGGCGACCATGGCGACGGCGACCACGGCGACCACCAAGCCGAGCAGCGCCGGGAAGCGGGACACCGGCAGGTCCTCGCCGCGCCGCATCGCCCGCTCGCAGCGCACCCAGTGGTTGACGGCCCGCAACGCGCACAGCACCCCGGCGGCCAGCAGGGAGAGGGCGAGCCCGACGCGCCAGCCCCACCGCAGGTCCGGCAGGAACTGGTCCACCGCGAAACCGCCGCCGACGAGCGCGAGCGAGGTGCGCAGCCAGGCCAGGAACGTCCGCTCATTGGCCAGGGAGAACCGGTAGTCCGGGGTCCGGCCTTCCTCCCGGATCCGCTCGGGGGCGAACCAGAGCCGGACGTTCCGTACAAATTCGATCACGTGTAGGACACTACCGGTCGGCTTCGGAAGTCAGGGGCCCCGTCCGTCAGCCCACCCCGCGACGGGCCCGCAGCCGTTCGTACGCCGCCATCCCGTCCGGCACCCACTCCCACTCGCCCAGCCGCCGTTCCACCTCGGCCTCCGCCAGGAAGCCGTGCCAGGCGACCTCCTCCACCTGCGGGTTCACCGGAAGCTCGCAGCGGACCTCGTACACCGCCGACCACCAGGTCCGGCCGGCCCCGTCGTCGTACAGGAACGTGAAGAGCGGGACGGGCCGCGGCAGCCCCGAGACGCCCAGCTCCTCCTCGGCTTCGCGGAGCGCCGCGTGGTCGTAGGACTCGCCCGCCCCGACGACCCCGCCCACGAACATGTCGTACAGCGACGGGAAGATCAGCTTCGTGGCCGTACGCCGATGCACGAAGACCCGCCCCTCGACGTCCCGGACCAGCACGAACACGGCCCGATGACGCATCCCACGCGCGTACACCTCCCCCCGCGGTGCCTGCCCGATGACCTGGTCGTTCTCATCCACGATGTCGAGGATCTCGTCGGCGGCGGTACTCATGCCCCCATCCAAGCAGGGAGTGGGTGGAGCGTGTGTGTTCGGCTGCGGACCCGGCCCTGGGGGCCGATGAAAAGCCGGGGCGCAGCCCCCGCTTTCAGGGGCGCGGGGAACTGCGCGACCAGCCCCCACTCACCCGCACCCGCTACGCAACCCGCACCCCCGAGCTCTCCCGCGTCCCCCCGGCGGAGCCGCACGGCATCGCCGGATGCATCCCGAGCAGCACCACCCCGACGACGATCCCCGCAAGCCCCGTGACCTCCCACGCCACCGCCCCCGCGTCCATCCGCAGCCGGTCCCCCAAAAAACCCACCCCGCACGCGATCCCCGCCAGCGGCTGCGCCGCCGTCAGCGCGGGCAGGGACATCCGCAGCGGGGCCGTCTCGAAGGCGCTCTGCACGAGCAGGAGGCCGGTCACACCGAGGAGCACGACCCCGTACGGCTGCCACGAGGTGAACAGCCCGCCCCAGCCGACCTCGG
Encoded proteins:
- a CDS encoding DUF202 domain-containing protein, with the translated sequence MSPAPPSPPAPPGPDGPPGPPGPPDRDPGLQPERTRLAWRRTTLTGAVIAVLAAKSALHGGPSTAGLVAAALCAVLWLGFLGLAHRRIHALSASRPPVLAPGVAATAVLCTVALAVCGAALVF
- a CDS encoding YidH family protein, encoding MIEFVRNVRLWFAPERIREEGRTPDYRFSLANERTFLAWLRTSLALVGGGFAVDQFLPDLRWGWRVGLALSLLAAGVLCALRAVNHWVRCERAMRRGEDLPVSRFPALLGLVVAVVAVAMVAVVLLGWEG
- a CDS encoding NUDIX hydrolase; translated protein: MSTAADEILDIVDENDQVIGQAPRGEVYARGMRHRAVFVLVRDVEGRVFVHRRTATKLIFPSLYDMFVGGVVGAGESYDHAALREAEEELGVSGLPRPVPLFTFLYDDGAGRTWWSAVYEVRCELPVNPQVEEVAWHGFLAEAEVERRLGEWEWVPDGMAAYERLRARRGVG
- a CDS encoding MBL fold metallo-hydrolase; this encodes MTAGEPYTVELASDVYAYVQPDGGWCLNNSGFVSDGTTTLLVDTAATERRTRALGAALDATGVPKPRFLVNTHHHGDHTYGNGFFTSAATLVSHSACRREALASGQHLHLLWPKTDFGDVDIKGADLTYDDRMTVHVGDIEAQVIHPGISHTVGDSVVWLPHRRVLFAGDLVFEGGTPFFLMGSLSGSLRALALLRELGAETVVPGHGPVTDPSAFDKAERYMRFVGEVAEKSHAAGLTPLEAARSTDLGEYAALPESERLVANLRRAYAELDGAPEGEGVDPFAGFTDMATINGGEMMTCHA